The window AGCCAACGAAGATCTGAACCAAATCAAACACGCCGAGTACCATATCCCGAAGCAGGCTGACGACGATCGAGTCGGAAAATGGATCGAGGTGTACCTGGAGTCGCTACGGCACGCGGCAGATGCGTACGTCCACATTCGGGGACCTGACCAGCAAGGGCTGTTTGACGAACTTGACGAGAAGTTAGCGGACGGGGTCAATGCCAGCGACGTCCGCCATTATCTGTATGCTATCGAGACATTCGGCCCGTCCACGACGCATGCTCTCTCTATGGCACTGTATATGCGGTTCATCGAGAAGGAAACGTACGAATCGATAACGGAAGCGTTGGAGAAGCTCGTGATGCGTATGTTTGGCGTCGGCGGGGCTAGAAGAGATACAAAACGAAATAACTTCGAATCGCTCTCCAGGGTCCTCTTCTGGTCGGCTCGTGACGACCTTACGAGCGTCTTCCTCGAAGATTCATCGATTGTGTCGGGTATCCGTGATGATGAAGACAAGTATGAGATCGAAGGAACGATTGACGACGCCGATCAGGTCACGGATCTAATAGAGACGTGGGCCCACAATTATTCTCATGAGACAGAAGACGATGAAGTGGTCGACGTGTTCGAGAGGCGACTCAGAAAGGACAATCTCGATGGTCTTGGCGTTGCAGGCTGGGGTGGTCTGAGCACGAGCGAACTCAAGAACTACATGCTCTATTGCTACGAAGAATCAATTCGTAGAGGCGGTGCTGGACTATCGACGTATCTTCAAGCGGGTATCTACGATTATACGATCGAACACGTGTGGCCGGACAAGCGTTCGGACGAGGATATTGCGCCAGAACTAGACGACGACGAATACGCACACTACATAGAGCGACTGGGCAATCTTGCGTTCCTATCCCTCTCAGAAAATTCGAGTGCGGGGAATTACGATTATGAAACGAAGTGGGAACGGACATACGAAGACGCTGGAGATGGGACGAAGATGTTCCGGTCCGAATTCCCCGATCCGACGGGTGAGCAGATGAACGAGGCAACCAAGGCAGGCTATAAGTCATGGGGCACGGATATCATTGAGTGGCGAAGCGACCGGATGGCCGAGAAGTTAGCCGATTACTGGAGTTGCTCTGACTGACTGTTCGTATAGTAGTTGACGAGTTCTCGTCTATTGCGAACATATGATGGTAATAACTAACGAGCCAGTCACAAATAAAGTCACAGCGGTAGTATCTAGCGAAGAAGACCTATAGAATATGTCTTGTTCATATCGAGATAGTGGATTGCCTATTAAGTGATCTTACGCACAAGGATGTGAGTATCCGAAAAATGCCCTCGCTCGCCGATCGAGAGTGGAGGTCGATCTACGAAAGTCAATCGCAGCCAGAAGGCGCCTATCTCGTCAATGAGTTCTACGTACCTGCATTGGAACAAAGTATCCGCTACGATCGCGTCGCCGGCTACTTCTCTAGCAGTGCACTCGCGGTCGCTTCCCGTGGGATCGATGCGCTCCTCGAAAACGGCGGCGAGATGCGATTGGTGGTCGGTACTGAGCTGTACACGACTGACAGACCGGTCTTCGAGGCGCTGACAGACGAATTAAGCGGTTCGTTGGAGGGCCTGGATGACGAACAGCTTGACGCCCAGCTACGTCTCCTCGCCCGTCTCCTCCGCGAGGATCGGCTCCGGATCAAGGTTGCCGTTCCCCGCCAGGGATCGTGGCGCGTCTTCCATCCGAAAATGGGAATCTTCTACGACGAGGATGGGAACGCCCTCTCGTTCGAGGGGAGCGTCAACGAGACCGTCGGCGGGTGGAAGAACAACTACGAACGGTTCAAGGTCCACCGGTCGTGGGAGGACCAGCAGGCGACGTACGTTGACGGCGACATCGATACCTTCGAGCGGCTATGGGAGGACGAACACCCCTACGTCGAGGTGTACGATCTGCCGGACGCTATCGAGCAAGAACTCATCGAGTGGAAGGATCCGGGATCCCAGACGGAACTGGAAGAGGCGATCCAGATCGTCCGGGATGAGGCACCTCCGACCGAGCACGACAAGGCGAATATCATCGCCGACGGGCATCTATCGCCTGGCGGGCTCGCCCTCGCGGAGGAAGCCAGCACGATCACGCCGTGGCCGCACCAGCGCGTCGTCTCGGACACGCTCGTCAACACGTATCCGAATAGCTTCTTGCTCTGTGACGAGGTCGGGCTCGGGAAGACGATCGAAGCCGGATTGACGCTTTCTCGATTGGGTCTCACTGGCGAGCTCGAGACAGGACTGTTGCTTGTTCCGGCAAGCCTCACCGTCCAGTGGCAGGAGGAGCTGTGGGAGAAGTTCAGCCTGAACGCGTATCGATACGATCGCGGCAGCGACTACGAGTACGCCTTTATCGACGCTCTCGGTAGAGAGCAGTCCCCACCTGCGGCCGCCGACCTGGATCTCGATGCCGACGAACGAGAGCAAGCGTGGGTAGACAGTCCGATCTGGCGGTTCCTGCACGAGCACCAGGGTGACGACGAGACCGTCGGTCCGACGATCGTAATCATGTCTTGGCACACGGCGCGACTACAGGACCGGTGGGATCAGGTTGCGCCGGAGGACGGTGGACCGAGCCGAACTCGCGACGATGTCCCGGCGAGCTGTCGGGGACGATCGTCTGAGGGCCGCGACGGAGTATGGGATGCCGTCATCGTCGACGAGGCACACAACGCTCGCAAGGGGAGTAACTTCTACTCGCTGCTCGAACGGCTTCGAGACCACACCCAGACGTACTACTTGCTGACGGCGACGCCAATGCAGTTGCACGCCGGCGAGCTCTACGATCTGATGTCCCTGCTCGATCTCCCCGGTGAGTGGGATGACAAAGACGAGTTCGTCCAGTTCTTCCAGACACGACGGGCTCTCTCGCAAGCACTCGATTCCGAACTGAGCGACACCGACAACTCCTCGGATGACACGTGGTCCGCACAGGCGACGCTCGCTGACGGCCGCTACCAAGATCGACTCCCAACCGATCGGAGTCTCGCGGATCGCGTTTTCGACTCAATCGGCGCCGAATTGGACGTGAGCGACGACCAGCACGCCCGATCGATCGCCAAACAGCGCGTTCTGCGTGCCTGTGATCTTGCCAGGAACTACGGGGTATACTACGACGGGTACATCGACACATTCGACGCCGCGCTCGACGAGTACGATGTCGATCCCTTCGATGCCAAAGAGGACGAGAAACTCAAGTATCTCCTGTATCCGGAGTGGAAGGCCGAGGACGAGTGGCTGATGTTCTCGCGGAACGATCGTCTCGAGGCACTAGACGAGCTCACCGAGGCGGGGTGGCAGGTCGTCCAGGACGTTCTGGCCTCGTCGACGCCAGTCGACGCGCTCATCCACCGCAATACTCGGGACACGCTGCGCAAATACGAACGCGTCGGGCTCCTTGACGCGACAGTGCCCAATCGCGATCCCGAGCAACGGACGATCGAACTGACCGAGGCGACCCGGCACGTCTACGACCGCATCGACGAGTTCACACGGAAGTTCTATAAGCTCGCCCAGCAGTCCGATGAGACCGAGTCTCGGGCGATCGGGTTCGTGATGACCACCTACCGGCAACGGCTCACGAGCAGCGTCTACGCGATCTCACAGAGCCTCCAGAATCGCCTTCGGAAACTCCGGAGCCAGCGAGCTGTCCTCAAGGGGAAACAGCGAGCAAAGAATCGTGATCGGAGCGGCTCCGAACAGGTCGTCCTCGACACAATCTCCGAGTACGATATCGAGGATATCGACGCGCTGGAAGAACTGGAGGGTGATCTGGAGGATGCCGACCTCTCAGAGATTATCCCTAATGTCACCGACGAAGGGCTCCATCTGCTGGAACAGGAGATCGAAGAGTTGGAATCGTTCGTCGACGAGCTCGCAAGCATCGATCAGGATCCGAAGATTAGCCAACTGATCGACGACCTCGACGAGTTAGATCGAGCCGGGCACAACCGGGTGATCATCTTCACCCAGTACGCGGATACGATGGACTTCATTCGTGAGAGCCTCGTCTCTATTCACGGCGAGACGGTCGCCACGTATTCCGGCCGTGGCGGTGAACTCTACGATTCCGAGAGCGAGGAGTGGACGACGGTCGGCAAGGAGCGAGTCAAGCGCGAGTTCGCTACCGATGATGGGCAGGTCGACATCCTCGTCTGTACGGACTCGGCCAGTGAGGGGCTGAACCTCCAGGAGTGTGGCGCACTCATCAACTATGATCTTCCGTGGAATCCGATGCGCGTTGAACAACGCATCGGACGGATCGACCGTATCGGACAGCGATACGATGAGGTTACGATCCTGAACTACAGCTACGAGGACACGGTCGAGACGGATATCTACGAGCGCCTGGATAGACGGATCGGCCTCTTCGAGAACGTAGTTGGTGATATGCAGCCGATTCTATCTGGTGTTAGCGAGCAGATTCGGTCTGCGACTTTGGAAGCGGACCAGCACGAGAGTCAGGAAGTGGTAGAGCGAGCCGATCAGGAGTTCGCTGAGCAGATCGAACAGCAGGAAGAGCGGGACCGTGTCGACGTTGGGGAATCGCTCGACACTGTCGACGATCTCGTCGCACAGGACGTCATCGACGAAGCGAAGTTAGACGCGTGGTCGTCGCACGAACACCCAGATCTCACTGAGGTCGGTGACGAGCAATACAGCTATCCCGCACCATTTACCGTATCTGGCTTAGAGAGCGTACTTGTTGGGAACACGACGCTCGCTGAGGAGGGGATTCAGTTCACCTCCGCAAGCGACCTCGATATTGAGGGAAGTACTCGTGAAGATACGGATATCGCAGAGTTCGAAGACGAAATCTACCGGCTCGAAGGGGAAGTGCTTGCCATTCCTGAGCAGAAAGACGAGCAGACAGTTGCGCACGCCGTTGCACCAGCGGAGAATACGGTCGCCGTAACGTTTTCAACCGATTGTGCTGATGCGTACCCTTCAGTGTATCATCTCGCTCCCGGAAACCCCCTACTGGACCAACTTATTGGCACTCTCCGGGCTACGACGGAGGATCCGGAACGACTATCGAAGAACGCTAGATCACGAGAAGACAGTGAACACGTAGTTGTATGCGGGTGGGGGCGTGATGGTACAATCGCCACTCTCAATCCGGACGGGACTGTCGAAGGAACACTAAGCGCCAATGTTCTCTCGTCGTGGTGTGATATCTTCTTGGACAATCGTGGCTCTACAGGGACGACATCGGAACCATAAATTGGCTACTAGGGGTGGAGCCTGACCTATTTCGCTACCAACCCAAGGCCTGCTGTCACGTGATTTCTGTACTGGTCAACCGGACGTGTCCTCTTCGCTTTCTCCTTCGTGGACGCAGTAGGATGTGGAGTTTTGAGGGCTTCGAGGTAGACCAGATTCTCTGGCTCCGGTTTCTTGACTCGGACCAAGATACCGATTTCGGCCGGGTGAAACTAGTTGTCCTCCTCCTTCTTCACTCTCTCCTATAGCGATTTGATGTAGGACAGGTAGCCGATATCGATTGGTGCACTCACTGCGCCACAGGCTCTAACGATACTCTCTCAGGCCCTGACGTTGGCACCCAAAAAGAGCCTTTGCTCGATGCATTTTCCCAGCCGGTTTCTGTCTTGGTTGGGAACGAGAAATCTGAACGCGATTATCGATTCGATGCCCCTATCGACGGTCTCCCCGCCGACCTAACGCTCTCACGGAACCGTTATCCGGCAGCCGCATGTTGGTTGCCCAGAATGCCGGGAGAATCTTGGAACAAGTGGTCTCTGCTGGTCAAGATTACGGCTGGCACTATTCCTGTTCTGGGAATCGGATTTGTAGTCTCTAACAATGCTGCCCAATTGTGGCTTCTTCAGTGGGGCCAGGTTCTCGGTGCTATTGGCTCCCTATTCCTTAGCGGGCTCTTGGTTGTTCTCTACCGACAGCAGAAGACGATTCTGGCAGCTGAACAACGGCCAATCGTAGAAATCGAGGATGATGTGGCCCAGGATGATGACCTGATTGTCTATCTATCGAACGTCGGGAAAGGCGTAGCCACCGGCTTGGAGTTGGTAACCGTGACGGTGTTTCCCGAGTCGGCAGATGTCGATCCAGGAGTCGCAGTGAATGCACTACGGCGGAAACCGGAGTCCCCTGACGACCACCGGCGAGGTCAATCAATCAAACCTGCCGAGGAGGTAGTACCATTCGAAGCAAGAACTTCCTTCCCGATGCATATACCTACCAACTCGACCAACTCCTCTCCAGAGACAGTTTGGTACCCGGATGAACAGACGAGTAGATGGGACTTTGCGTCTGGCTTAGCCAGATTAGAGGATCAGTCTGTCTCTGTTGCCCGTATCCACTTCTATATCCGGTACCAGGGTGTGCTGGGGGATCTCCACGTTAGACACGTCCGTGGGCTTGAGTTCGACGGAAACATCGGCGAGAACACGCTTGAGGCCCTACACGAGGCCGGTGGCACTATGATGTACGGCGAACCGGAATTGGTTGATCCTGACCTCCACTTCGACTTGTCGGCGGCTGAGAATAGTGATACCCGGACAGTAGTCTAATTTTGGCCAGCGGTTCCGTCAGGAGTTGGAAGATATTGTTCTTGAGCGAATGTCTGGGAGGGGACTGGGGTATGGTGGAAAAGTCGTTCTCTTGTAAGCACTCAAGGATCCGTTCGTGAAGTAAGCCCATCCAGTCTGTGTCTTTTCGAATCATCCCTCTACACCGTTTTCAGCCTCTATTCCGGATGTTCTCTCACACGTCTCAGCGTCGATCTCTCCGTCTAGGTATTTCTCGCCAAGTTCCGTAATCACGTATACGCCGTTGCCAAGGTGGTCAAGAAAATCTTCTTCAACTAACTTCTTACATCGCTGATTGATATATTCCCTAGAATAACGTATCAGGCCGCTATCGGCCATTGCTTTCGGTCTTCCAGAACCCTGTGCGCGAATATACTCCAGGATACGGTCGTCAGCAAGTACCATCCACTCCGCTGAATAACGCATAGGCGATATAGCAACCACTTCCATATTCCACTATTGGTGCAGTGGGTAATAAACTGTTGGGGTACTGTGGGACCCCTTCGTTAACTATATCAACTCTAAGTTCGTTACTACCCTCACGGGACGCCAAAATGGCCAACGATGAATCTCGTCGGAGAAGCGAGGAATGGGCCGGCGCGCACACGCCGGCCCTGAAGGTGGCCCGTGCCACTATGACATACGCGACCACCACGGGGCATCTGCCCCGCAAACGAGCAGACGCCTCGAACAGGAATAACGCTCACGGAGCCAGCGGATTGGTGGCTATCAGCGGCCCCTCGTTCCACCGACTCTGGGACTCCGGGCCAGTGAGGAGTGGTATCTATGGATGACGATCTCGAACCACTGGAGGTCGGGGATGGCATCCAGCGGTTCCTCCGTCACCGAGAGCCATCTGTTCGCAAGAGCACCCTCCAAAATGCCCGTACCCGGCTACGATTCTTCCGCGAGTGGTGCGAGGAGCGGGACATCGAGAACCTGAACCACCTCACTGGCCGGGACTTGGCGGACTTCGTGGCTTGGCGGCGCGGCGACATTGCTGCACTGACCCTCCAGAAGCAACTGAGTACGATCCGTGAGGCCCTGCGGTACTGGGCCGACATCGTGGGCGTGCGCGATGGGCTGGCCGAGAAGCTCCATGCGCCGGAGCTGCCCGACGGCGCGGAGAGCCGTGACGTCCACCTCGACGCTGACCGCGCCCAGGACATCCTCGAGTACCTCCAGGAACACCATTACGCCAGCCGGGATCACGTGGTAATGCTGATCCTGTGGCGGACGGCAATGCGCCGATCCGCCTTCCGGTCACTCGACATCCGGGACCTGCGACCCGACGACAACGCTCTGGTCCTGGAGCATCGGCCGGAAGAGGGAACGAAGCTCAAGAATGGCGAAGATGGCGAGCGGTGGGTGTACCTCGGCCCCCACTGGTTCCAGGCCATCGAGGACTACCTGGACAACCCGGATCGCTACGACCGGACTGACGACCACGGGCGCAAGCCCCTCGTCACGACGAAGTTCGGTCGGCCCACTGGCGATACGATCTACAAGTGGGTGAACCGGTTGACGCATCCCTGTCGAATCGGCGGGTGTCCCCATGATGCCGACCCGTCGGACCCGTCGACGTGTGGGGCCTTGGGCCGACACGCGGAGGCGAGCAAGTGCCCGTCCGCCCGGTCTCCCCACGCCGTCCGGCGCGGGAGTATCACCTACCACCTGAATCAGGAGGTCTCGCCCGAAATCGTCAGCGAACGCTGTGACGTCTCGCTGGAAGTGCTGTACGAGCACTACGACGTCCGCACTGACCAGGAGAAGATGACCGTTCGCAAACAGCAGCTGGAGCAGTTCTAAGGATGACAAAAACGACCATGAACCCGACGCTGTCCTTCGATTCGAACGTTCCTACCCGGCGAGTCCACTACCTTTTGCCGCGAGCAATCCGCGAGCGGCAAATGTCGTCCGTCGACGCCCGGATTTGAACCCCTGGAAGTCGCAGCCCCGGAAGCGCAGCGAACGGAGTGAGCGAGCATCCCGGAACGTCTTCCTCTGGTTCAAATCCCGGCGAGTCCACTCTCCCCACTGCCAACGACGTTACGTAGAGCATTCACTCCGACCAAAGCGGCTAACCGCCGCGACAGCAGTCGGTTACTTTGATAACAGTGGGCGGAACATCGTTCACACAGTGATGGACGAAGAAGCGGTGAGGGAGTACGTAGCCGAGGCGCAGTCCGTCATCGAGGCCTCACCGCAGATGGACGAAGCGAACACCAAGGCGGCGGTCCTGCGGGACTTTATCGAGCTTCTCGGGTGGGCGGTTCCCACGAACACGCAACTCGAATACTCCGTGAAAGCGTTCGGGAAGACCTATCGAGTCGATTACGCTCTGGTGCTGGAAGGGACGCCCGTCGCGTTCATCGAGGCCAAGGGAGTCGACACGCCCCTCTCTGAGAAGCACCGCGACCAGTTAGCCGCGTATCTGAAGAACGAGGACGTGAACTGGGGGATTCTGACGAACGGGGAGGAGTACGAGTTCTATCGACGGCGAGTCGTCGATTCGAAAGTGACCGTCAACGCGCTCGCGGACGCGAGGCTTCGGACGCTCCCCGAACGAGTCTCTATCCTGAGAGCCTTCACGAAGGACGCCATCCAGACGGGCGATTCCGAGAAAATCGCCACTCGGATCAACGAACTGAAGCGAGCTCGGGAGACGCTCGAAACCGAGAAAGAGCGGCTGGCGCTCGAAGTCGCGGACCTGTTGACCGATTCCGTCTCCGACGTCGTCGCTGCCCCGGCCGAGTCGCAGGCCAAGGAGATGATCGACGGGCTCGTCAGGGAAATCGGGCGCGAGATAGATCGAGACGGTGAGTCCCCGTCTGCGGTGGAGGTGGATACGGGCGAAGCGAAGAGCGACGCTCTGGCCGCGAACGGAGGCAGTGGAGAGCAGCCGTTCGACACCTCGGGTCGGTACGTGATCAGAATCTACGACGGGGACGACGCTATCGCCGCAGTGAGCGACCGTACGCAGTCGAAGGCGATGGTCGAAGTCGCCGACTATCTCATCGAGTTTCACGGGCTGGCGGATCGAATAGACGTCCCGTGGGTTCCCTCCCGGAACAAGGCGATAATCAACGACGAACCGGAGTGGGCCGACGCCGACCCGGTGTACAAGGAACTGGTCGACGGGTACTACGTCGACACGAAACTGAGCAAGCGAGCCAAGAAGCGGGAAATAGAGCGGATGGCCATCGAGTGTGGGGTCACTGTCGAGTTCGACGGTGACTGGTGAGTGGGCCGGCTTCGGGACTGGAGTTCTCCTCGAACAACTGTGTTCCCTCTCCTGCAGCAACGATTTTACAGCACTCGGAGACCGGACTGTGGTTCCTCCGTCGGTGGGACGGAGAGCAGGCGTCGAACTCCCGCATCACAGCGGATCCCGAACGCGTCGGTCACAGCGGCCGCCACTACATCTTTCCTTCGTCACCTGTAACGCCCTACTGAATGACACTAACGGCCACCGTCGCAGACGTCCACCAGATGACGCCAGACGTCAAGCAGTTCCGCCTCGTGGCCGACGACCACACCTTCGAGTACGAGCCCGGCCAGCACACCCAGATACACTTCGAGCGGGACGGCGAGGAGGTGGAGCGCCCGTACACGGCCGCCACCCGCCCGGGAACTGACCAGATCGTGCTGGCGATCAAGCGCTACGACGACGGGACGGCGTCGGTCTGGATGCACGAGCGGACGCCCGGCGACGAGATCGAGATCGACGAGGTCGACGGCGACCTCTACGTGCGGGACCTCGACCGGGACGCCGTGTTCGTCGCGACGGGGACGGGCATCACGCCGATCTACCCGATGCTGAAGCAGTACGCCCGCGAGGGCGAGGGGGACGCCCACCTCGTGTTCGGCGAGCGCGACGAGGAGCACCTCATCTTCCGGGAGAGCCTCGACCAGCTGCACGCCGAACACGACCACGTCGCCGTCGACTACGTGCTCTCCAGGGCGGACGGCAACTGGCCGGGCCGGGAGGGCCACGTGCAGGACCACCTCCCCGACGCGCTGGACGGCGTCGACCTCGACGAGGCGGCCGTCTACGTCTGCGGCGTCCCGGAGATGGTCGTCGAGACGGCGGACCTGTTCGTCGACGCGGGCGTCGACGAGGAGCGGGTCTACACCGAGGGCTGGGAGGCGGACGCGGCCGGGGAGTAGGGAACCGGCGGTCAATCGGGACGAAGCCGCAACCACGTGTGGACCACCTCGAATGAGCGCTTACCCCCGTTCCGCCCCACTCTCCGACGCATGGAACTCATCGACGAACTCGGCGACATCGGCCAGAAGCAGCCGATAGCGATCACGACCGACGACGGGACGACGGTCGAGGGCCACGTCGCCCAGTCGATCTACGAGCCGGGACAGAAGCTGCGCCTCGAGATCTCGGCCGGCGAGGACGACGGCTACCAGCGCTACCAGGTGAAGGCGGACGCCGACGAGGGCGACTGGTCGACGCCGCACGTCAGGGGCCGGCAGACGGGAGAGAACGACTGGACGGACCTGGGGACGGTCGAGGACCTCGAGGTGGAGACGGGCCACCGGACCAACAGGGGCGACATGGACGTCCAGGGCGAGACCGATCCGGACGTGGAAGAGTAGCGACGGTCGCCGACTACCGCTCGTCGAGGGCGGCGTTGGCCAGATCGTCGGCGGCGTCGTTGTCCGAGCGACCGACGTGGCGGATCTCGAAGTCGTCGAACTCGGCGATCAGGTCCCGGACGTCCTCGTAGAGGTCGATCAGGTTCGCGGCGCGGACGTCGTACTGGCCCCGCACCTGCCGGACGACGAGTTCGGAGTCGCCCTCGGCGATGACGTCGGTGTGACCGGCCTCCAGCGCGCGTTCGAGGCCGCGCCGGAGCGCCCGGTACTCGGCCTCGTTGTTGGTGGCCTCGCCGATGTACTCGTGGCCTTCGACGCCGTCGCCGTCCGCCAGGACTCGGTAGCCGATAGCGGCCGGTCCTGGGTTGCCGCGCGACGCGCCGTCGAACTCGACGAAGGTTGGCATGAGCGTACGCGAACGTCGTCCCTCAAGAACCCACTGGATTCGGTGCCGGTCCGGGACACCGGGCCTCGCTCGCTGCTCGGCCCGCACTGCGGAGTCGGTCCCGGCGTCAGGAACTCCTGATCTCCAGGATGCCGTCGTTGGTCGTGATCTCGGTCGCCTCGGGCGGGACCTCGAACTCGAACTGCCGGTCGCCGGCGACGACGATGGCGGTGTCGCCGACGACGTCGAGATCGGCGTCGACGCCTCGGCCGAAGTCCACCACGAGGACGCTCTCGTCGCCGTAGTCGCGCTGCGTGATGGTCACGTCCTCGTCCCGATCCGCGGCAGAACGGAGTGGGGCTGGCGCCTCCATGGTCGCGGTTGGGTCGGCGCAGGGTTAAGTCCACTACCTGTCTGCATACGTACGTTTCGCCGGTCGCTGACGCCCGCCGTGCGGTGTCGAGACGGGACCGCAGCCGCGCGGTTTCGCGCGGTACCGGCCCCGTTCCGGCGTCGGCTACTCCACGCCGCCGACGCCGCTCTCGGCGTCGGGCAGGTCGTGCGCCTCGGCCTCCAGTCCCAGTTCCTCCAGGGCCTCGGCCATGTGCTCCTCTCCGGCGTAGTCGGCGCCCGCCTCCTCGCGGATGCGCTGGGTGGTCGCCAGCACCTCGGCGCGGCGGTCGTCGGGCACGTCGAACTTGTCGGTCGTGATCTCGACGACGAGGCCGTTGTTGTCCCGGGTGTACACGGAGTGGAAGATGCCCCGGTCGAAGACGTTGTACCCCTTGCCCGCCTCGTCGAGGGCCTCCATCATCTCCTGGAAGCGGTCCGGGGCCACGCGGAGCGCGATGTGGTGGACCGCGCCGACGCCGCTACGCTGGGGCCGTGCGTCCGACTGGCGGTCGTCGCTGACGAAGAAGGTGAGGATGCGGCCGTCGCCGGTGTCGAAGAAGAGGTGGGTCTGGGAGGGGTCGTCGAGGTTCGGCTGGCGCAACACGAGCGGCATCCCGAGCAGGTCCCGGTAGAACTCGATAGTGTCCTCGGCGTTCGAGCCCCAGATGGTGATGTGGTCGGTCCCCGTCGTGTGGATCGGGCTGTCCGGCAGGTCGTCGCTGACTGGTGCGTCGTCGCTCATGCCCCCCGATTGCGGCCGGAGGGGAATATAGCTGTCCTCGGTCGTGACCAACCGCGACCGCTCTCAGAAGTCGGGGTCCCACGCGAGCATGCTCCCGACGAACAGAACGACGCCGCCGAGCAGGAGGAGGGGGCTCGACCCGAACGCGGGCGCCAGGAACGGCGCCTCCTCGACCGCGGCGCCGGCGACGCCCGCGACCGACAGCAGCCCGGCGACGAGCCCGACGGCCGCGAGCACCAGACCGACCACGGCCCCGGCGAGCCACTGGAGCGGCGGGTCCTCGGCGGCACCGGCCACGTCGGCGTCTGCGTCCATCGCTCGCCACTCGCGGGCCCTCCCACGTATCGCTTACGCGTCGATACCGTCACGACTCCACGCCGTAGAGCCACTTCACGCCGTAGAAGACGAACCACGCCATCCAGACGCAGAAGACGGCGAGCCACACCGCGTACTGGACGGCCGGGCGCGGGACGAGGACGTAGCCGACGGCGAGCAACAGCGCGACGCCGGCGGCCGCCGCCGCGTCCCAGCGGTCCGGTTCGGGCGGGTCCATGCCGTCCTCGTTGGTGGTTCCGGTAGCTGGTCCTTACTGCGAGATGCCGTACACGTCGCCCGTCCAGTCCCGCGCGGGGTGGTCGTAGACGGGGTGGTTCCGGTCGGCGTCGTCCAGGCGCTCCAGGTCCTCCTCGGCGACGTCCCAGTCGAACAGGTCGAGGTTCTGGCGGACGTGCTCGGGCGTCGAGGACTTGGGCAGGGCGACGATGCCGCGCTCGATCTCCCACTTGAGGACGATCTGCGCGGGCGATTTGTCGTACTCCTCGGCGAGGTCCCGGACGGTGTCGTCCTCGAAGACCTCGGTCCGGCCCAGCGGCGCGGCGGCCTCGATCACGGTGTCGGTCTCGCGGCAGTGCTCGACGAGGTCGGACCGCTGGAGCCAGGGGTGGAACTCGATCTGGTTGACCGCGATGGGGACGTCCGAAATGTGCTGCGCGCAGGAGAGCTGGTAGGCGCTGAAGTTCGAGACGCCCACGTTGCGGATCAGTCCGCGGTCGTGCAGCGTCGCCATCGCGTCCAGGGTCTCCCGCAGCGAGATGGCGGGGTTCGGCCAGTGGATCAGGTACAGGTCCAGGTAGTCCGTCCCCAGCCGCTCCAGGGAGGCCTCGCAGGACTGGATCACCGA of the Halomicrobium salinisoli genome contains:
- a CDS encoding DEAD/DEAH box helicase gives rise to the protein MPSLADREWRSIYESQSQPEGAYLVNEFYVPALEQSIRYDRVAGYFSSSALAVASRGIDALLENGGEMRLVVGTELYTTDRPVFEALTDELSGSLEGLDDEQLDAQLRLLARLLREDRLRIKVAVPRQGSWRVFHPKMGIFYDEDGNALSFEGSVNETVGGWKNNYERFKVHRSWEDQQATYVDGDIDTFERLWEDEHPYVEVYDLPDAIEQELIEWKDPGSQTELEEAIQIVRDEAPPTEHDKANIIADGHLSPGGLALAEEASTITPWPHQRVVSDTLVNTYPNSFLLCDEVGLGKTIEAGLTLSRLGLTGELETGLLLVPASLTVQWQEELWEKFSLNAYRYDRGSDYEYAFIDALGREQSPPAAADLDLDADEREQAWVDSPIWRFLHEHQGDDETVGPTIVIMSWHTARLQDRWDQVAPEDGGPSRTRDDVPASCRGRSSEGRDGVWDAVIVDEAHNARKGSNFYSLLERLRDHTQTYYLLTATPMQLHAGELYDLMSLLDLPGEWDDKDEFVQFFQTRRALSQALDSELSDTDNSSDDTWSAQATLADGRYQDRLPTDRSLADRVFDSIGAELDVSDDQHARSIAKQRVLRACDLARNYGVYYDGYIDTFDAALDEYDVDPFDAKEDEKLKYLLYPEWKAEDEWLMFSRNDRLEALDELTEAGWQVVQDVLASSTPVDALIHRNTRDTLRKYERVGLLDATVPNRDPEQRTIELTEATRHVYDRIDEFTRKFYKLAQQSDETESRAIGFVMTTYRQRLTSSVYAISQSLQNRLRKLRSQRAVLKGKQRAKNRDRSGSEQVVLDTISEYDIEDIDALEELEGDLEDADLSEIIPNVTDEGLHLLEQEIEELESFVDELASIDQDPKISQLIDDLDELDRAGHNRVIIFTQYADTMDFIRESLVSIHGETVATYSGRGGELYDSESEEWTTVGKERVKREFATDDGQVDILVCTDSASEGLNLQECGALINYDLPWNPMRVEQRIGRIDRIGQRYDEVTILNYSYEDTVETDIYERLDRRIGLFENVVGDMQPILSGVSEQIRSATLEADQHESQEVVERADQEFAEQIEQQEERDRVDVGESLDTVDDLVAQDVIDEAKLDAWSSHEHPDLTEVGDEQYSYPAPFTVSGLESVLVGNTTLAEEGIQFTSASDLDIEGSTREDTDIAEFEDEIYRLEGEVLAIPEQKDEQTVAHAVAPAENTVAVTFSTDCADAYPSVYHLAPGNPLLDQLIGTLRATTEDPERLSKNARSREDSEHVVVCGWGRDGTIATLNPDGTVEGTLSANVLSSWCDIFLDNRGSTGTTSEP
- a CDS encoding DUF262 domain-containing protein, whose amino-acid sequence is MADSGTKNFGSILSDGLYRIPNYQRGYAWTSDEVNALLDDLEYVTENEAVEDHYLNSIIVTGAEAESATDVSHVIDGQQRLLTSALLANEVLRKAFELGDGDDPNIEQLRLNVEDKLYTDVFKRSARRVQHRVLPAEEHRETFEQLIPTDLQEDRDFDSIEADAESPSEQKLVEAVDAISTRLDALLESGADDSANDKLIYLDRLANTLHSDFTATLHEVDSSSEAGRIFEAINDRGRDLNRADKIKSYLVYRTSLGDVDRIDVEDIHETFTQIYERLNQYSSDPAKVDGLVDRLIGQHWNMFAGEDQISRTDDLIGRHERANEDLNQIKHAEYHIPKQADDDRVGKWIEVYLESLRHAADAYVHIRGPDQQGLFDELDEKLADGVNASDVRHYLYAIETFGPSTTHALSMALYMRFIEKETYESITEALEKLVMRMFGVGGARRDTKRNNFESLSRVLFWSARDDLTSVFLEDSSIVSGIRDDEDKYEIEGTIDDADQVTDLIETWAHNYSHETEDDEVVDVFERRLRKDNLDGLGVAGWGGLSTSELKNYMLYCYEESIRRGGAGLSTYLQAGIYDYTIEHVWPDKRSDEDIAPELDDDEYAHYIERLGNLAFLSLSENSSAGNYDYETKWERTYEDAGDGTKMFRSEFPDPTGEQMNEATKAGYKSWGTDIIEWRSDRMAEKLADYWSCSD
- a CDS encoding MarR family transcriptional regulator; amino-acid sequence: MRYSAEWMVLADDRILEYIRAQGSGRPKAMADSGLIRYSREYINQRCKKLVEEDFLDHLGNGVYVITELGEKYLDGEIDAETCERTSGIEAENGVEG